One window from the genome of Eucalyptus grandis isolate ANBG69807.140 chromosome 7, ASM1654582v1, whole genome shotgun sequence encodes:
- the LOC104455857 gene encoding LOW QUALITY PROTEIN: mechanosensitive ion channel protein 5 (The sequence of the model RefSeq protein was modified relative to this genomic sequence to represent the inferred CDS: inserted 3 bases in 3 codons; substituted 1 base at 1 genomic stop codon), whose product MELLRRSGHIPRSGMLGRAGDEDEDDIFLEEDLPEEFKKTQVGAMALLQLVSLVLIVGALVYTLAIPALKHKDLWKLKLWKWEVMVLVLICGRLVSGWMIRLVVFFIERNFLLRKRVLYFVYGLRKAVQNCLWLGLVLIAWHALFDKKVERETNSDRLRYVTKVLVCFXVGTLLWLIKTLIIKVLAWSFHVSTYFERIQKSLFNQYVIETLSGPPVIEIWRRQEEEEEIACDLQTLQKAEVTVRPDLRAAAFPTESGMVVGSGGGLQRSPREKNTKLSQXLSGNSEGGITMEHLQKMNPKNVSAWNMKRLINVVRHGFHSTLDEQIQDSSQEDESATMITSENEAKAAARKIFRNVAKPNSKFIYLEDLKRFMKDHEALNTMSLXEGVDECKNIISKSCLENWLVNAFRGRRALALTLNDTRTAVDKLHHVVNVIVGIIILIIWLLILGIATSKFLFFLYSLLVLVAFIFRNTSKTIFEAIVFLFVMRPYDVGDRCEIDGVRXILMVVEEINILTTVFLRYDNQKIIYPNSTLATKAVGIQYRLHNQD is encoded by the exons ATGGAATTACTGCGAAGATCGGGTCACATTCCGCGGTCTGGAATGTTGGGGAGGGCAGGGGATGAGGACGAGGACGACATCTTCTTGGAAGAAGACCTGCCAGAGGAGTTCAAGAAAACCCAGGTCGGTGCCATGGCTCTGTTACAGTTGGTGAGTTTGGTCTTGATCGTTGGTGCTTTAGTTTATACTCTTGCGATTCCTGCATTGAAGCATAAGGATTTGTGGAAGCTCAAACTGTGGAAGTGGGAGGTCATGGTCCTGGTCTTGATTTGTGGGAGGTTGGTCTCTGGGTGGATGATTCGATTAGTTGTGTTCTTCATCGAGAGGAACTTTCTGCTGCGAAAACGGGTTCTTTATTTCGTCTACGGCCTTCGAAAGGCAGTGCAGAACTGCCTGTGGTTGGGATTGGTCTTGATTGCTTGGCATGCTCTATTCGACAAGAAGGTCGAGAGGGAGACGAACAGTGACAGGTTGAGGTACGTCACCAAGGTGCTGGTGTGCT TGGTGGGGACTCTACTGTGGTTGATCAAGACACTGATCATCAAGGTGCTGGCATGGTCGTTCCATGTGAGCACCTACTTTGAACGGATCCAGAAGTCTCTGTTCAATCAGTACGTGATCGAGACGTTGTCGGGTCCCCCTGTGATTGAAATTTGGAGGAGacaggaagaggaggaggagattgcATGTGATCTCCAGACTTTACAGAAAGCAGAAGTGACTGTGCGGCCAGATCTAAGGGCGGCGGCTTTTCCAACTGAAAGTGGGATGGTAGTTGGGAGCGGAGGAGGGCTTCAGAGAAGTCCCCGAGAGAAGAACACCAAGCTCTCTC GGCTGTCGGGAAACAGCGAGGGAGGGATCACAATGGAGCACTTGCAAAAGATGAATCCCAAAAATGTGTCTGCCTGGAATATGAAAAGATTGATTAATGTCGTGCGGCATGGATTTCACTCGACGTTGGATGAGCAGATACAGGATTCTTCTCAAGAGGATGAGTCGGCAACAATGATCACGAGTGAAAACGAAGCCAAAGCTGCAGCTAGGAAGATCTTTCGAAATGTGGCTAAGCCTAATTCAAA GTTTATCTACTTGGAAGATCTGAAGCGGTTCATGAAGGACCATGAAGCCTTGAATACGATGAGTC TTGAAGGAGTTGATGAATGCAAGAATATAATCAGCAAGTCGTGCCTGGAGAACTGGCTG GTCAATGCTTTCAGGGGGAGGAGAGCACTTGCCTTGACCTTAAATGACACCAGGACTGCAGTCGACAAGCTGCATCACGTGGTCAACGTCATAGTCGGTATCATCATATTGATCATCTGGCTTCTCATCCTGGGAATAGCAACAAGCAAGTTCCTGTTCTTTCTCTATTCGCTGCTCGTCCTTGTCGCATTTATTTTCAGGAACACCAGCAAGACCATATTTGAGGCCATCGTCTTCTTGTTCGTGATGCGTCCGTATGATGTGGGCGACAGGTGCGAGATCGATGGAGTCAGGTAAATACTG ATGGTTGTGGAAGAGATAAACATCCTGACGACCGTGTTTCTGAGGTATGACAATCAAAAGATTATATATCCAAACAGCACTCTTGCAACGAAGGCCGTCGGCATCCAATACCGCCTTCACAATCAAGATTAG